The Methylococcus sp. Mc7 genomic sequence CCCGGCCTCAGTTCGGCGCGAGCCGCTTTCTTGTCCAATTGGGATCGCGGCGACAATCCAATACCGCCATGACCAGGACGGTTTCCTCGATGAGCCGATAATAGACGGCAAACGGAAATCGCTTGGCAATGAGCCTGTGATAGCCGAACACGATGCGATGCATGCCCCCGTAAAAAACCAGGGAGTCGATATCCGCATAGAGCGAGTCGAGAAAGTACGGTCCCAGACCCGGCGAACGCCCCTCGTAGAAGCGATACCCTTCTTCGAGATCGCTTGCGGCAGCGGCGAGGATTTTTACTTGCACGCGACGTTTCGGCGGATTCTTTCCTTGGCCTCTTCCCAATCGGACACGCCCATTGTCCCCCCGGCCAAAGCCGCTTCACGATCCCGCAGGATGGGCTCATGCCAATGGGGGGAATCGAAGGACGGGTCTTCTTGAGTCAGATCCGCCCAGAGGCGTTCCATGAGTTCGAGTTTTTGCGCGTGGGTAAGTCGCGATAAAGAGAATTCCGGGGCTTCCATCGCTCTAGCGGTCGCCAATAAAAGAAACGGACAGGAATACAGTCTTGCATGGGGAGGCCGGATTCTCAACCGCCTCCCCGCTTTCCAGCCGGACCTGCGGAAAGTGGAGATTCGGCAAATCCCGGAGGTGGCCGGCGAGATGCCATACGGACCGCCGGGCGTTGCTCACCGCCAACGTTGTGTATTCTCAACCCCCCTGAGCGGTACTCAGCCAAGGAGGATAGTCCCTCCGGGCTATCGGTCCCTCCCCACGGCGGGTTTGCGGGGTACCCAGGTTTCGATCCGGGAAGCGGCCTGTGTCATCCGTTTGGGGCGGGCCTACCGGTCTGCCGCCCCGCCGAAATATTCCATCGCCCTGGCTAAGGCGCCGCGCCCGACCTGTTGACCTATCCTGCGTCCGGCGAAGTCATCGGCCTCGACGTGGATGCCGCCCCACAGCCTGGACTGGCCGGCCTGGTCGGCGGCGTCGAAGTAGCTGGCCCATTGCAGCCGCAGGTCGACGGAAGGTCCGCGCTCGTGGATGAGATAGTCGTCTTTTCGTGCGGTGAACTCCATCAGTCCGCCTGGAAAGTAGGGGCTGCCGGTGAGCGCCGCCAGCACTTCGGCAGCCGCCCGGCTGAAGGTGCTGTGGCCCGAAATGTAGCCGGGGAAGGCGGGTGTGACGAAAGTCCTGCGCTGATAAGGAACCCAGGCGGTGCCCAGGCCCCAGCGCACCCCGCTGACCTGGGTTTGAGGATCGGCCGGGCTGCCCGGCCATGACAGCAGCGCGACGTCGCCGATCCTGCCGCCGGCTTCGGCGGAGACCAGTTCCGCATGGCGTCCGCCCGGAGCCGCGGTTTCCGGGGTGACGAGTTCGACCAGGCCGGGCTTGAGCGGCAGTCCCCGCGGGCTGTAGGAGGGCAGGGACGGGTCGGACGACTGACCGTTCCTGGCCATATAGCGGATCATCGTGATCGGGCGCACGCCGTCGTATTTCCGCTTGCTGCCCCAGCAAGCGATGGCCGCGTCGTGAAGCGCGCCGTTGAGGGCGAAATAGGTCTTCACGTCCCATTCCAGCGGGGCCAGTTCCGGGCCGCCGCCGCCGATACGGCGTTGGAAGCCGGGCGAGTCGGCAACGGCGTTGGCGATGGTGTTCCAGTGGCCGGGCGGGGTCTCCGAATGCGGTCCGTCCGCCCAGAATTCGGCGACCACCCGCCCGAAATCGCCGCGCGGGACGACCTGCGGCGGGTAGGGCTGGCCGGTCGCCGGATTGACGGGATGGCCGGTTCCCTCGTTCGAGCCGAGCGGGTTGTTGCCCAGGGATGCGGGCGAGACGTCCATCGTCGCCCCGTCGTCCGCCGCCAGTTGGCTGGCCAGCTCGATCACGCGGAGCGCCTGCGCCTTGTATTCCGCGTCTCCCTCGCCGCCGAGCCGCGGCGGCGGGCCGGGATCGTAAAGCGCTTCCGCCGTGGCGATATCCGGGAGAGCGAAGGGGATCACTCCGCCCCATTGCGATCCGATGAACGTCTGGACCTTGCCGGGCAACGGAATTCCGTTCTGGGAAACGGTCTTGTCCAGGGCGAGCGGCTGCCAGCGATTGGGATCGAGGTGGTAGCCGGGGTCCGAGGGATCGGTGAGGTCTATCCCCGGCAGCTTCACGACCAGGGGTTTGTTCACCGGCGTATAGGTGGGGTCCTGGTAGTTGGCGGCTTCGCCGGCGCCGTCCCGGTCGCCGAAGGCGAGCACCGCCGCGGCGATCCGGTTTCCGACCGAAGCAGGCGTGTTTCCGGTGGTGTCGGTGAGGCCGGGGTCCAGGCCCAGCCGGGCCATGCGGGAACCGAAGCGGGCCTGCGAAGCCGCAGAGCCCAGGGCGAGTTTTTCCGAGTAGCGCCGGGACAGGACCCGGTAGGCCGCGTAGCTGATGGCAATCCTGCGGTCATGCTCGATGTCCGCCGACGCCGGATGTTCAGCCGTGAGATAGGGCTTCGACCCGCCGCCATAGGCCGTCCAGGCGTCGTACATCGCGAGCGAGAGATGGAAAAGGTTGCGTGCGTGGACGCCGGGACGGGGATTGTCCAGCCGGATGGCATCCAGGATTTCCTCGTTCCATTGCCGCGCGACCGACCAATGACGCTGCGGACGGCTGTCGCAATAGGGGGCCGCAAAATAGTTGCCGCGCTTGCGGCAGTCGGCGGAGAGGCGGTCGGCCCGGTTGACCGCGGTGCAAGCGCTGCAATGCGCCTGGGCGACCAGACAGGCGCCGGGTTCCCCGCCGGGCAGGCTGGCGCAGAGGCCGGGAAAAGCGGTGCGTCCGGCGATCCCTTCACAGCGGCGGGCAATGCGGCTCTCGGCTTTTCGTTCCGTGTCCCGCAGGCGCGGAGAGTCGACGCCGATGCAGGCTTCCAGATCGGCCGCCGTACTCGCTTGGTTCCCCTTCAGGCGTTTTCGGACGCAGCGGTGATATTCGGCCAGTTCGGTCCTGACGAAGGTGGCGAAAGACTGCGCGAGCGTCAGTTGGCAGCGCGCCGTGGCGCGGTCTCCGCCGCCCGAATCCAGCACGTCGGCAAGCTCGGCGCCGAACAGGGCGGTCATCTCGGATGCCTCGGAAAATGCGGCGTTGACGTCCTCCGGATTCGCCGGACCGAATGCCGGCGTCTCGCCGCATTCCCGTGCCGCGGCGGCGAGGGTTGCGTCGCGGGCGTGCTCGATGTCGGGATTCCGGGCGGCAAGGCAGGCGCCGATTCCGTCCGCCGCGAGTTTTCCCCGTACCGAGGCTTTGACGCAATGGAGCGCGGCGCGGGCCGCCGCGCTGGCCACGCCGGCCCCGGCTTTCTGGAGTGCCGCGATGCAGCGCTGCTGGGCGGCCGCCGGAGGCGCGTCCGCGGCAGTCGCCGTGTTTCCGGCCAATAACAAAAGGATGAAGATGAGTGCTGCGGGGGAAGTAAAGGGATGCATGGGGACGGTCGGAGGAAGGCGGGGACAGGGCCGTTCAACGTACTTCCCGCCAAGCAGGGACTGTGCCGAGCGTTGATGCGTCGGCGAGTATGGCGCGTCCTCACGCTCCGACCGTCGTCGAGGAGCCGGTGAGGTTGTGTTTGGATTGAAATCCGGGCGAGGGATTTCGAGCGATGTGGCATGTCACGCAAGTCGTGCGTGAAATTGCCGGCCCCCATGTCGTTCCGGTATTCGATCAGCCCGTTCCCTGTTCCCCTTCACCCTGCTGGCCCGCCGTGGACGCCCAAAGATCGGCCAGGGAGAACGCCAGTTCGGCGAAAGGCGGAGCGCGCACCTCGTCGGCTTCCTGCCAGGCGCCTTCCAGCAGCCAATGGCCGTCGTGGAGGCGGAAGACCTCCAGCGTGTGCAGATCCGGCTCGACCAGCCACAGCCATTGCACGGCTTGTCCGGCGTAGATCGGCATCTTGACCACGCGGTCGATGCGCGCCGTGCCGGGGGAGAGCACCTCGCACACCCAATCCGGCGCCAGGGTGAAATAGGCCTCGTCGGGCAAGGCCGGCATCCGCTCGCGCCGCCAGCCGGCCAGGTCGGGCACCAGGATGTGCGGTCCCAGATGCAATTCGGGTTCGAACAATATCCACCACCCGCCGGGACCGCCACGCCCCTGATGATAGGGTGGAACGATTTCACCGGTCAGAATGGAGGTGGCCTGCGCGTGTCTAGGCGCGGGGCGGGGCTGGGTGACGAGCTGGCCGTTCAGGATTTCACCGATGACGTGCTCGGGCAGATCGAACAGGTCGCGGTATTCGGCCAGGCGTTCGGCGGGGCGGCTCATGGAAAGACTTCCGGGTTGGGCGACGCCGTCCATCATGGCGATTTTCCGCCGCCCGGTCTACCTCATCGCCATCGTCTAAGCCCAAAGATCGGCCAGGGAGAAAACCAGTTCGGCGAAAGGCAGAGCGCGCACCTCATCGGCTTCCTGCCAGGCGCCTTCCAGCAGCCAATGGCCGTCGTGGAGGCGGAAGACCTCCAGCGTGTGCAGATCCGGCTCGACCAGCCACAGCCATTGCACGGCTTGTCCGGCGTAGATCGGCATCTTGACCACGCGGTCGATGCGCGCCGTGCCGGGGGAGAGCACCTCGCACACCCAATCCGGCGCCAGGGTGAAATAGGCCTCGTCGGGCAAGGCCGGCATCCGCTCGCGTCGCCAGCCGGCCAGGTCGGGCACCAGGATGTGCGGTCCCAGATGCATTTCGGGTTCGTCGAGGATCCACCAGCCGCCGGGACCACCGCGGCCTTGGTCATAAGGTCCGATCAGTTCACCGCCGACGATCGACGATGCGCGGGCGTGTTTCGGCGCGGGGCGGGGTTGTGTAATGACTTGGCCGTTCAGGATTTCGCCGATGACGTGCTCGGGTAGGTCGAACAGGTCGCGGTATTCGGCCAGGCGTTCGGCGGGGCGGCTCATGGAAAGACTTCCGGGCTGGGCGACGCCGTCCATCATGGCGATTTTCCGCCGCCCGGTCTACCTCATCGCCATCGTCTAAGCCCAAAGATCGGCCAGGGAGAAAACCAGTTCGGCGAAAGGCAGAGCGCGCACCTCATCGGCTTCCTGCCAGGCGCCTTCCAGCAGCCAATGGCCGTCGTGGAGGCGGAAGACCTCCAGCGTGTGCAGATCCGGCTCGACCAGCCACAGCCATTGCACGGCTTGTCCGGCGTAGATCGGCATCTTGACCACGCGGTCGATGCGCGCCGTGCCGGGGGAGAGCACCTCGCACACCCAATCCGGCGCCAGGGTGAAATAGGCCTCGTCGGGCAAGGCCGGCATCCGCTCGCGTCGCCAGCCGGCCAGGTCGGGCACCAGGATGTGCGGTCCCAGATGCATTTCGGGTTCGTCGAGGATCCACCAGCCGCCGGGACCACCGCGGCCTTGGTCATAAGGTCCGATCAGTTCACCGCCGACGATCGACGATGCGCGGGCGTGTTTCGGCGCGGGGCGGGGTTGTGTAATGACTTGGCCGTTCAGGATTTCGCCGATGACGTGCTCGGGTAGGTCGAACAGGTCGCGGTATTCGGCCAGGCGTTCGGCGGGGCGGCTCATGGAAAGACTTCCGGGCTGGGCGACGCCGTCCATCATGGCGATTTTCCGCCGCCCGGTCTACCTCATCGCCATCGTCTAAGCCCAAAGATCGGCCAGGGAGAAAACCAGTTCGGCGAAAGGCAGAGCGCGCACCTCATCGGCTTCCTGCCAGGCGCCTTCCAGCAGCCAATGGCCGTCGTGGAGGCGGAAGACCTCCAGCGTGTGCAGATCCGGCTCGACCAGCCACAGCCATTGCACGGCTTGTCCGGCGTAGATCGGCATCTTGACCACGCGGTCGATGCGCGCCGTGCCGGGGGAGAGCACCTCGCACACCCAATCCGGCGCCAGGGTGAAATAGGCCTCGTCGGGCAAGGCCGGCATCCGCTCGCGTCGCCAGCCGGCCAGGTCGGGCACCAGGATGTGCGGTCCCAGATGCATTTCGGGTTCGTCGAGGATCCACCAGCCGCCGGGACCACCGCGGCCTTGGTCATAAGGTCCGATCAGTTCACCGCCGACGATCGACGATGCGCGGGCGTGTTTCGGCGCGGGGCGGGGTTGTGTAATGACTTGGCCGTTCAGGATTTCGCCGATGACGTGCTCGGGTAGGTCGAACAGGTCGCGGTATTCGGCCAGGCGTTCGGCGGGGCGGCTCATGGGAGGACTTCCGGGTTGGGCGACGCCGTCCATCATGGCGATTTTCCGCCGCCGGGTCCACATCCGGCATGGCTGGGCGAGCAACTTCCAGTGCCGTCGGGATGCCCGCGGTTTCTGCCATCCGGCGTGTCAAATGACTTAGTACCCCCGTGAAAACCCGGAGCGGCAATTTTTCCGGGCTGACCAAGGCTATATCTATCAGAGGGTTAGGTGTTGGC encodes the following:
- a CDS encoding type II toxin-antitoxin system RelE/ParE family toxin → MQVKILAAAASDLEEGYRFYEGRSPGLGPYFLDSLYADIDSLVFYGGMHRIVFGYHRLIAKRFPFAVYYRLIEETVLVMAVLDCRRDPNWTRKRLAPN
- a CDS encoding addiction module protein, which gives rise to MEAPEFSLSRLTHAQKLELMERLWADLTQEDPSFDSPHWHEPILRDREAALAGGTMGVSDWEEAKERIRRNVACK
- a CDS encoding vanadium-dependent haloperoxidase, translated to MHPFTSPAALIFILLLLAGNTATAADAPPAAAQQRCIAALQKAGAGVASAAARAALHCVKASVRGKLAADGIGACLAARNPDIEHARDATLAAAARECGETPAFGPANPEDVNAAFSEASEMTALFGAELADVLDSGGGDRATARCQLTLAQSFATFVRTELAEYHRCVRKRLKGNQASTAADLEACIGVDSPRLRDTERKAESRIARRCEGIAGRTAFPGLCASLPGGEPGACLVAQAHCSACTAVNRADRLSADCRKRGNYFAAPYCDSRPQRHWSVARQWNEEILDAIRLDNPRPGVHARNLFHLSLAMYDAWTAYGGGSKPYLTAEHPASADIEHDRRIAISYAAYRVLSRRYSEKLALGSAASQARFGSRMARLGLDPGLTDTTGNTPASVGNRIAAAVLAFGDRDGAGEAANYQDPTYTPVNKPLVVKLPGIDLTDPSDPGYHLDPNRWQPLALDKTVSQNGIPLPGKVQTFIGSQWGGVIPFALPDIATAEALYDPGPPPRLGGEGDAEYKAQALRVIELASQLAADDGATMDVSPASLGNNPLGSNEGTGHPVNPATGQPYPPQVVPRGDFGRVVAEFWADGPHSETPPGHWNTIANAVADSPGFQRRIGGGGPELAPLEWDVKTYFALNGALHDAAIACWGSKRKYDGVRPITMIRYMARNGQSSDPSLPSYSPRGLPLKPGLVELVTPETAAPGGRHAELVSAEAGGRIGDVALLSWPGSPADPQTQVSGVRWGLGTAWVPYQRRTFVTPAFPGYISGHSTFSRAAAEVLAALTGSPYFPGGLMEFTARKDDYLIHERGPSVDLRLQWASYFDAADQAGQSRLWGGIHVEADDFAGRRIGQQVGRGALARAMEYFGGAADR
- a CDS encoding Uma2 family endonuclease translates to MSRPAERLAEYRDLFDLPEHVIGEILNGQLVTQPRPAPRHAQATSILTGEIVPPYHQGRGGPGGWWILFEPELHLGPHILVPDLAGWRRERMPALPDEAYFTLAPDWVCEVLSPGTARIDRVVKMPIYAGQAVQWLWLVEPDLHTLEVFRLHDGHWLLEGAWQEADEVRAPPFAELAFSLADLWASTAGQQGEGEQGTG
- a CDS encoding Uma2 family endonuclease, which gives rise to MSRPAERLAEYRDLFDLPEHVIGEILNGQVITQPRPAPKHARASSIVGGELIGPYDQGRGGPGGWWILDEPEMHLGPHILVPDLAGWRRERMPALPDEAYFTLAPDWVCEVLSPGTARIDRVVKMPIYAGQAVQWLWLVEPDLHTLEVFRLHDGHWLLEGAWQEADEVRALPFAELVFSLADLWA